In the genome of Cheilinus undulatus linkage group 6, ASM1832078v1, whole genome shotgun sequence, one region contains:
- the csgalnact2 gene encoding chondroitin sulfate N-acetylgalactosaminyltransferase 2 isoform X2, which produces MPRRGLPLQGRVRWLFLGLFLLLVLMLFAYLLECTPPADVSLVLPGLSGETYSKEYYQALLQEQEERHLNRAASLKRQIAQLKQELQEMSEKLKLLQEKKEPPGVQGLVETKDQEPGDLLEYLHSQIDKAEVNTAARLPSEYALVPFESFTLSKVYQLEMGLTRHPEEKPVRKDRRDELVEVIEAALDIINNPDEEDGVEEDMPMQKQTFTESHFTEGLYRTERDKGTLYELFFAKEDSTGFRHVTLFRPFGPLMKVKSTSIDTAGLIINIIVPLAGRVETFSQFLHNFREVCIQQDRQVHLTVVYFGQDGLQEVKGSLEKMSREESFSNYTLIPVDEEFSRGRGLDIGAHAWKKGDVLMFFCDVDIHFTLEFLNTCRLQTAPNKKVFYPVVFSLFNPAIVYGSLELAPPIELQLKSWRTS; this is translated from the exons ATGCCCAGGCGGGGGTTGCCACTCCAAGGCCGGGTCCGCTGGCTCTTCCTGGGCCTCTTCCTGCTGCTGGTGCTAATGCTCTTTGCATACCTCCTTGAGTGCACACCTCCTGCAGACGTTAGCCTGGTCCTGCCTGGTTTATCTGGGGAGACCTATAGCAAGGAGTACTACCAGGCCCTGCtgcaggagcaggaggagcgTCACCTGAACCGTGCTGCCAGTCTCAAGCGCCAGATTGCTCAGCTGAAGCAAGAGCTACAGGAAATGAGTGAGAAGCTAAAACTTTTGCAGGAAAAGAAAGAGCCCCCTGGGGTGCAGGGCTTGGTCGAGACGAAAGACCAGGAGCCAGGAGATCTGCTGGAGTACTTGCACTCACAAATTGACAAGGCTGAGGTAAATACAGCAGCACGCCTTCCTAGTGAATATGCCCTGGTGCCTTTTGAGAGTTTCACCTTGTCCAAGGTGTACCAGCTAGAGATGGGGCTTACGCGGCATCCAGAGGAAAAACCTGTCCGTAAGGATCGCAGGGACGAGCTGGTGGAGGTAATTGAGGCAGCACTGGATATCATCAACAACCCTGATGAGGAGGATGGCGTTGAGGAGGACATGCCAATGCAGAAACAAACCTTCACAGAGAGTCACTTTACTGAAG GCCTGTATAGGACAGAGCGAGACAAAGGGACACTCTACGAGCTCTTCTTTGCCAAAGAGGATTCCACTGGCTTTCGCCATGTCACTCTATTCAGGCCATTTGGTCCCTTGATGAAAGTCAAGAGTACATCTATAGACACAGCAGGGTTGATCATCAACATCATTGTGCCTCTAGCAGGCAGAGTAGAAACCTTTTCACAGTTCCTGCATAACTTCAG GGAGGTATGCATACAGCAGGACAGACAAGTTCATCTCACAGTGGTTTATTTTGGACAGGATGGTCTTCAGGAGGTGAAGGGATCCTTGGAAAAAATGTCAAG GGAAGAGAGCTTCTCCAATTATACTCTAATCCCTGTAGATGAAGAGTTTTCACGAGGTCGTGGTCTAGATATTGGAGCCCATGCCTGGAAAAAAGGCGATgtcttaatgtttttttgtgacgTTGACATCCACTTTACTCTGGAGTTCCTCAATACTTGCCGCCTCCAAACTGCTCCAA ataagAAAGTCTTCTATCCAGTGGTGTTCAGTTTGTTCAATCCTGCCATTGTCTATGGAAGTTTGGAGCTGGCTCCACCAATTGAACTTCAACTG